A single region of the Balaenoptera ricei isolate mBalRic1 chromosome 12, mBalRic1.hap2, whole genome shotgun sequence genome encodes:
- the LOC132376246 gene encoding FUN14 domain-containing protein 2, producing the protein METSTPRAGSQLAPTAARRSASYRAESRRVSSRDELAETAAASQGNLEGNFESLDLAELAKKQPWRRKLFGQESGPSAGKYSVATQLLIGGVTGWCTGFIFQKVGRLAATALGGGFFLLQLANHTGYIKVDGQRVEKDMKKAKEQLKIRKSNQIPTEVKSKLEEVVSFVKKNVLVTGGFFRGFLLGMAS; encoded by the coding sequence ATGGAAACGTCTACCCCACGCGCCGGAAGCCAGCTCGCGCCGACGGCAGCGCGCCGCTCCGCGTCCTACCGCGCGGAGTCCCGACGGGTGTCATCGCGAGACGAGCTCGCCGAGACGGCCGCAGCCAGTCAAGGAAACTTGGAGGGAAATTTTGAGTCACTGGACCTTGCAGAACTTGCTAAAAAGCAGCCATGGCGGCGCAAGCTGTTTGGGCAGGAATCTGGGCCATCAGCTGGAAAGTATAGCGTGGCAACCCAGCTGTTAATTGGAGGTGTCACTGGATGGTGCACGGGTTTCATATTCCAGAAGGTTGGAAGATTGGCTGCCACAGCTCTGGGAGGTGGATTTTTCCTGCTTCAGCTTGCAAACCATACTGGCTACATCAAAGTGGACGGGCAGCGGGTAGAGAAGGACATGAAGAAAGCCAAGGAACAGCTGAAGATCCGCAAGAGCAACCAGATACCTACGGAGGTGAAAAGCAAACTAGAGGAGGTGGTGTCGTTTGTGAAGAAGAATGTTCTAGTGACTGGTGGATTTTTCAGAGGCTTTCTGCTAGGTATGGCATCCTAA